ACCAGCGGCTCCCTACTCGCCAGGGGTAATATTGCTTACCACTGGCAAATCACCAATCGCCGGTGGTAAATAAATTAGGGAACAAAAAAAAAAGGATACGTTAAAATTGAAATACTCTAACAAGCCGATCCGTACATTAAAAAATATAGAATATATTAGAACTGAAATACTATAACAAGCCGATCACGATCATTTTATGAAAGAGTCAATGCAAACTCCAGCTATTATATAATATACACAATATCAAACGGAGAGACTGCAATCAAACTCTTGTGCTAGCTCTTGCTCGCCCAACGTGTCGCCGGCCACCGGGATCCTGCTCACCTAGCTGGTCGCCGGCCTATGCTCCTGCTCTCTTGTGCACCTGCTCACCACCGCCCCCCATGCTCCAATGTGCCAGACCCCATCATCATCAGCACCTCGCCAGCAGATCGCCGGGATCGAGCTCTTGAGGCCATGGTACTCCcaaggaaacattgctggtcaaaATTCAAGTATAATTAGGAACTTTGTAATCCTAGTAACAGTACAATATACAGAGTATACGAAAATGAGTTTTCCATGCAAGGCAAAGTCTAAGAATGAGTAATGCATACAAAAATCAGAGTTACAGATTATACTCCCCCGTTTTAAAATAAGTTTTCCATATGATTAGATTATAACAACTGCAAGACTTGTATTTGATTGTTTCAAACAACAACTGCTGCTCCATCAAATCTGAATATGTGCTCTCATATGATTAGATTACCACTGAGCATACAGGCTTTAATCTTTACCTTTTTCAGTCAAAATAGTGTTGTAATGCCTGAGCATATAAAAGCAATGAACAATGACAATTCTTCTCTATCTCTTGCAACAAAAAAAACTGGTGGGTTGTTGTTGATTTACGAGGGGTTCGAATCAGATAAGCATCCCATAAAATCAGTATCTAACAGTCATAACACTATCCCAAATACAAACAAATAAAGTAGTACAAACAATCTACGCAAAATGAAATTTCAAAACTGTCCTACTACTACAAGCTAACAGCGTGTGCATAGAGCAAGCATAGCCAGGAATGTTTATAAGCCATCATCAAGCTGCATGTGCACCAGAAATTACATTAACATAGCATTTAAGCAGCTATGCATGGAAATCCACGATTACACCTCCTATATGAAGAGCAGTACCGGAATTACACATTAAGCAGCTATGCATGGAAAACAACGAGGAGGTCTCGAAAGTTTTTGGATCATCAGAATAGAATGAATGGATGATGGACTCACCATGAGGCCGCAGTTGCATAGGCTGAGCGCGGTGACAGAACGGTAGTGGTCGGCAAGCACATGCACGCCTGCGGAGACGGCTCCATCGGCAGCCGGCGCGGGCGCGAGGTTGGATCTGATGAGTCGCGCAAGAACGATGGCGCCGTCGCCGGTGGTCTACGTGGAGCCGAGCGCCCGCGCCTCCCTTCTCCTGACGATCCGCATCTCCACCCCGACCCCGTCCCCGCCCTTGGCCGGCTTCAGATCGACGGAGACGACGTCGTGGGGCGGGGGCAGCGCGACCATGAGCTGGGACTGGAGGCGCAGCACGACctggtcctcgtcgtcgccggtGGACCAGTGGAGGCGGGATCGCGCCGACATCAACCGAATGGCGAACGAACCAGCGCCAAGATCCGCCGCCCCGTTGACCAGACCCATCCAGCGCGAGAGCCTACGAGCGCGGCGGCGGCTGCTCGGGTACACTCGCTAGGTGGACGCAAGAGAAAAAGCCACCTTGGCGTAGTCGGTCGTGGCGACGCCGGGGAGGTAGAACCCGGCGGCCGGCTGGGCGGAGAGGAGCGCCGCGAGCGCCGCCGCGGCCAGGGCGCACCGGAGTATCGCCGACGGCCGTATCTGCGCGCGCGGATCTGGGGTTGGGTGGATCGGCGGGGGCGACGACCCGCGCGCTGGCTGCTgggaagggggagaagagaggggaTTAGGGGAAGCTTTGGGTGGGGCTGGATGGATCTTATTCTTACCGGGGGTTAGCCCCGGCGAAATCCAATTGCAGGCGCCGCGGCAATTTTCCAGCCCATGTGGCCCATCTGTCTACATttatccccggcggatttcattcGGAGGTGCCAGCGGTAAGACCGTTTACCACCGGCACCCACGGGGCTGCATTCGCCAGCGGTAATGTGAGGCCCAATGGTGGCCTCGCAGCCCAACACATCGCCGGCACCTACATGCCCGATTCGCCGGTGATAATATAAGTACCcccggcactttcggtgcaaactcgccggcggtaaggtgAGGCGACCCTGGAAGGCCTTACAGCCGGCATCTTTAAATCATACTCACCGGCGGTAATAAGTGCGGCAATAAGCTAATTCCTAGTAGTGCACAACCATCACCGGAGAACCCGCCGCGGACATCGCCGGAGAACACCGTCAACGCACCGTATGTTGATCAGTACAAGAGAGAAGAGGAAGGCGTGGCTAGACAACAGAATCACGAGCTCAAACAGGGAGAAGATATCCCGGGAACGAAAGTCTCTTTGGAGAATGCATGTGTCAGCCAAAATTCGCATGTTTTTGTGGAGGCTCTCGAAGCATTTGGTGCTGAGGAATGAAGTTCATCACCGCCGAGGAATGTCGGATACAGATCAATGCCAAATCTGTGGTACTGTCAAACACTTGGCGACACACTTTGCTTGACTGTGCCATGGCCGTAGTGTGTGGACACTCGTTGAAGAAGGGGTAGTGGATCACATGAGTGCGACACAGGAAATGGACGCCATAGCTTGGATAGCAAATATGATCGAAACCCTGAATAGTGATGATGAGGTCACACTGATCCGGAGACCCTGGAGATGCTTGCATGCCGAGAGATGTGTTCTCTGGCTAGCGTCCTCTCTCTGAGGTGGGTTAGGGTGGCAACCGCCTGATCCAACATGATGAGAAGTTTGGAGAGGGGCATTATGGGAGCTTACGCTTACATAGTTCGAGAAATCGTGGAGGTTAAGAAGAATTTCCAGGATCTGTTCACGAAGGACGGAGTTCGAACAAGGAGGTGCATGCATCTAAGATAAACCAGGCCGTTGTGTGAGGCTCAATGGGCCGACTATAGCTGTCAGAATCATGATTCTTCCAGTTCAAGAAAAAAAGAATCATGATTCTACTATACGATTCTACGACTTTACGATCCAAATTGAGTGAAAGATTCCATGATTATGCTAGGTAGAATCTAAGATTTTACGATTCTAAAAGTTAAGATCCTATGATTTTCGATCATGCTGTGGATGTTCCGATCCGATTCAAAATCTCGATTCTGACAACATCGAACGCCTAAGGGTTTTTGTAGAAATTTTCTAGCTGATTGTAATGAACCTATGAACGTCGAGCAATGACTTTCTGACACACTCATTTTCTTACCAGGGTACCGAAGAGTACTGAAAATTTTTTAATGAGACGGCTCACTTGCCCAATAAAGTGTGttttttccctcaaaaaaaaaaatcaatcagTTCTTCCCCTCCTTGGTTTAGGGAAAGTAAGCAAAGTCGGAGGCGCCAACAAATCCTCAGGAGTCTGCGTCCTCAGGTCCTGGGTACGTAACTTACTTCCTAAAGGATTTCTTGTTTCGAATTCATGTGCCTTTTTCAATCCTAAACGGACCAGTTCCGGATCTGTCGATCTAAAATCGACCCGGATGCTTTTCTGCCGATTCCTGCTAGGAATCGAAACGAATCCAAAAGTAATTTGCCTATACGAATAGAGGAGTCCGACAAGGACTCGCTCCCTCATGTATCTTGTATACAAAAGGGCATCGAGAGGCGCCTGATTTCTCACCCAAACAATCAATAGCAGTGTTGTAGATCCAGATGGCAAGCACACCAAGTTCATCCGCGAAGGAGGTGCTGGTGGATCCGGAAGTTGAGAAGAACGCATCCGGGGAGACAGAGATGACGACGGAGATAAAGAAAAAGATAAAGATCGTGTTTGAGGTGCCATCCAGCGAGGTGAGGCAGGTGATGAACTTCAAGCCTAAGCCCTACAAGGTGGACATATCGGACGAACTGATCAGACGTTTCCCGGAGATGGCGGCAAGCCCCGGTCGCCGAGAGCTTTAATAGATGGATGCTTGAGCGGAAGGAAGATTTCACCAGGCAGCTCAAGGCCAAGGGCATCGTCACCCGTGAGGCCGAGGTTGACGAGGACTACGACGAAGAGAAAGACTATGCTCCGTCACATCGAGGGCGTCGGAGGCACCGCCCGGGCGTCATGAAAAAGCACCAAGGGGTGGCGACGAAACTTAACTAGTTATCAGACTGATCGAGCTAGCGATATAATCATGCTTGTTTCAGATCATCAGTTTTTTATTGAACCATATTTCAGTTATGCCAGCCCAACGAATCTGTCTATCTACATAATGCTTGTTTCAGCTCATTCGATTTATTAAGAATTTCTTGCTTTTTTGTCCAGTTAGTCTATGATTGTCTGGAGTTGTAGGTGTGCCAGACCACCAAAATTTCTCCTTTTATGTGTACCGATGTGCTGATTTTGAACTCCCGTGCTCATTCACTTGAAATACGATTTAATATGTTTATTTATCAGATTCTCTTCGAGGGTCATTAGGTAATCAGGTGTCAAAACTCTGAAATTAAGCAAGACCTGAATGTTCCACCCAGGCCGAGCAGGTTTTAGGCGTATCGAGATGTTACTGGACTATGTCGGTTAGCCTAGGGTCTCGCTCTCGCGACGGCGAAGACGGCTCTTACACTCCCTCGACTCCGTTTGACGGCGGCTGATTTTCGACACTATCTTCCACAAATTCAAACCCTGTCTCCGATCCACTCACTGCTTCTGGTTGTCGACGCGGATCCAATCGCGCTCGGGGTGATTAAGGGGTGAACATTACTGTAAGATCTAGCCTCTGCCTTGGTAGCTTGATCTTCTTGATGCTGAAATGAACCTCCCCTTGTGGCATGCCTTCTCGACTCTCTGCTTCTACTTCTTCCTAGTTACAACTGCTGATTCTAGTGGTCGATCTAGTGTTGTTCTAGTGGTTCAGCTGGTGTAGTTCTTTGTGTTCTTTATGTGCTCAGAGAGTTGTTGGCAGATTTGGGAAACATGAGGTTCGGCTGGGAATGTTGTGTGTGCTAGAAAATGTTGCTGGTACAGGTGTTGTTTATATAGGCTAGTACTTTGCACGTGAGGTTGACAACACACAGATGCATGGCATGCGTGTACCTGCTGGTACATGGGCAAGTTTTAATGCACTAGATACATTCCCCTTGTACAAGCCAGGCTGATATTTGTAGCTGTCAAGTGACATTCTCCTCTTGCAAGCTACGGTCGGTTGATATTTATCCACCTTTGGTCTTTCTTTTGTGTACTGACAAGTGGAAACTACTCAAGCTGGGCTGCTACTACTACTTAACTATAATCTATGGGTGCTTCTTAATTACATTAGTGGCTGGAATAACTCAAGTGACATAATTATGTGTGCCTATACTAACAGATCAAGTGTGATTCAAGATTAATTAAGCTTTGCTTAATTAACAGTGGCTTATTAATATTTGGTTAGGGTCATATTGACTTTTCTATGTCAATAATGATCCATTTAAATGAATTTGTGGCTTCTAAATAGGAACTTGATTAGGTTAGAGGGAAAATAAAAGTGCTGCCATCTGTTGCCATTCCAATTAATCATAACTTGTTGCACAATATCTCTGGTTGCCTATTTGATGCCTAATTTATCATTGCTGCCTCCAATGGTACTATCTACCTAGTTCCTAAATCACAAATATTGCCGAAGATGAATAATTCCCTCTAGTCACTTTTGGGGATTAGGACTCGTTCCTAATTTCCATTAATTGAGTTCCAATATTGAAATGCCTCATTTCATATGATGGCAACATTTTAACCATAACCcaatattttcctttttctttgttttgtttctcttatTGCAGGAAAAGAAGAATAAGAAATGTTGAGAAGATTTAACTTAGATTTAGAAATTCTTTTAGTTCTTATGTAACTTATAATATTTCAATAAATGTTGTAATAATACTTATGTGAATTGTTATTAGTAATATTTTATTATCATTCCTATTTGTTATTACTTTGTATTTTacataattgtttaaaattcaaattccaattcaaattTTTATTTGAGTTTTGTCTTCCATATTATAATTTGAATTCAGATTGTTCCCCCCAAAACACATGACTTCGCAGAGGTCATATCGAAACGAATCTAAGATTTTACGATTCTAAAAGTTAAGATCCTATGATTTTCGATCATGCTGTAGATGTTCCGATCCGATTCAAAATCTCGATTCTGACAACATCGAACGCCTAAGGGTTTTTGTAGAAATTTTCTAGCTGATTGTAATGAACCTATGAACGTCGAGCGACGACTTTCTGACACACTCATTTTCTTACCAGGGTACCGAAGAGTACTGAAAATTTTTTAATGAGACGGCTCACTTGCCCAATAAAGTGTGttttttccctcaaaaaaaaaaaaatcaatcagTTCTTCCCCTCCTTGGTTTAGGGAAAGTAAGCAAAGTCGGAGGCGCCAACAAATCCTCAGGAGTCTGCGTCCTCAGGTCCTGGGTACGTAACTTACTTCCTAAAGGATTTCTTGTTTCGAATTCATGTGCCTTTTTCAATCCTAAACGGACCAGTTCCGGATCTGTCGATCTAAAATCGACCCGGATGCTTTTCTGCCGATTCCTGCTAGGAATCGAAACGAATCCAAAAGTAATTTGCCTATACGAATAGAGGAGTCCGACAAGGACTCGCTCCCTCATGTATCTTGTATACAAAAGGGCATCGAGAGGCGCCTGATTTCTCACCCAAACAATCAATAGCAGTGTTGTAGATCCAGATGGCAAGCACACCAAGTTCATCCGCGAAGGAGGTGCTGGTGGATCCGGAAGTTGAGAAGAACGCATCCGGGGAGACAGAGATGACGACGGAGATAAAGAAAAAGATAAAGATCGTGTTTGAGGTGCCATCCAGCGAGGTGAGGCAGGTGATGAACTTCAAGCCTAAGCCCTACAAGGTGGACATATCGGACGAACTGATCAGACGTTTCCCGGAGATGGCGGCAACTATGTACATGATGTCTGTCGACACAGCCCCGGTCGCCGAGAGCTTTAATAGATGGATGCTTGAGCGGAAGGAAGATTTCACCAGGCAGCTCAAGGCCAAGGGCATCGTCACCCGTGAGGCCGAGGTTGACGAGGACTACGACGAAGAGAAAGACTATGCTCCGTCACATCGAGGGCGTCGGAGGCACCGCCCGGGCGTCATGAAAAAGCACCAAGGGGTGGCGACGAAACTTAACTAGTTATCAGACTGATCGAGCTAGCGATATAATCATGCTTGTTTCAGATCATCAGTTTTTTATTGAACCATATTTCAGTTATGCCAGCCCAACGAATCTGTCTATCTACATAATGCTTGTTTCAGCTCATTCGATTTATTAAGAATTTCTTGCTTTTTTGTCCAGTTAGTCTATGATTGTCTGGAGTTGTAGGTGTGCCAGACCACCAAAATTTCTCCTTTTATGTGTACCGATGTGCTGATTTTGAACTCCCGTGCTCATTCACTTGAAATACGATTTAATATGTTTATTTATCAGATTCTCTTCGAGGGTCATTAGGTAATCAGGTGTCAAAACTCTGAAATTAAGCAAGACCTGAATGTTCCACCCAGGCCGAGCAGGTTTTAGGCGTATCGAGATGTTACTGGACTATGTCGGTTAGCCTAGGGTCTCGCTCTCGCGACGGCGAAGACGGCTCTTACACTCCCTCGACTCCGTTTGACGGCGGCTGATTTTCGACACTATCTTCCACAAATTCAAACCCTGTCTCCGATCCACTCACTGCTTCTGGTTGTCGA
This Lolium perenne isolate Kyuss_39 chromosome 1, Kyuss_2.0, whole genome shotgun sequence DNA region includes the following protein-coding sequences:
- the LOC127320878 gene encoding phospholipase A I-like encodes the protein MGLVNGAADLGAGSFAIRLMSARSRLHWSTGDDEDQVVLRLQSQLMVALPPPHDVVSVDLKPAKGGDGVGVEMRIVRRREARALGST